In a genomic window of Lacrimispora sp. BS-2:
- a CDS encoding protein-glutamate O-methyltransferase CheR, producing MLTISQHDFMRLVDFMKKNYGIDLSKKMQLIMGRLSNTIISMGYTSFTDYVDHILSSKNQADLEIMLNKLTTNYTYFMREEAHFNFFQNTVLPHLINTKKNKVLSIWSAGCSSGEEPYTISMIIKDTLGAQAALWDTRVLATDISQNALKAAKEAVYDEDSLKNLSPGWRSKYFVKSPEQGLYSVAPAIKSNVIFQTFNLMDPIRFRLKFDIIFCRNVMIYFDQNTKDALIQRFYDATAPGGYLFIGHSETINKEKTPYRYLMPATYRKE from the coding sequence ATGTTAACTATTTCGCAGCATGATTTCATGCGACTGGTGGATTTCATGAAAAAAAATTACGGAATCGACCTGTCTAAAAAGATGCAGCTCATAATGGGAAGATTGTCAAACACCATTATTTCCATGGGATACACTTCCTTCACAGATTATGTGGATCACATTCTTTCATCAAAGAATCAGGCTGATCTGGAAATAATGCTCAACAAGCTTACAACCAACTACACCTACTTTATGCGGGAAGAGGCTCATTTTAACTTTTTTCAGAATACCGTCCTTCCCCATCTGATAAACACAAAAAAGAATAAAGTTTTAAGTATTTGGAGTGCCGGCTGTTCTTCTGGCGAAGAACCTTATACCATTTCCATGATCATCAAGGATACCCTGGGGGCCCAGGCCGCCCTCTGGGACACCAGGGTCCTTGCCACTGATATTTCCCAGAATGCCTTAAAAGCTGCAAAGGAAGCGGTGTATGATGAGGATTCTTTAAAGAACTTATCTCCTGGGTGGAGATCCAAATACTTTGTTAAATCCCCGGAGCAGGGATTGTATTCCGTAGCTCCGGCAATTAAATCAAATGTTATCTTCCAGACCTTCAATCTTATGGACCCCATTCGGTTCCGATTGAAATTTGATATTATTTTTTGCAGGAATGTCATGATTTATTTTGATCAGAATACCAAAGATGCGCTGATTCAGCGATTCTATGACGCAACTGCCCCAGGTGGATATTTATTTATTGGTCACTCTGAAACAATCAACAAAGAAAAAACACCTTACCGGTACTTAATGCCGGCTACTTACCGAAAAGAATGA
- a CDS encoding chemotaxis protein CheW has translation MPAENTATSEVFTSAQTEATERYLTFRTENLTFGVSTNYIIEIITNHTITAMPMVPGYVKGIINLRGQIVPIMDIRSRLGKPDIEYTSSTCIIVLNVDSVFIGIIVDSVEQVLDIDYSRISPVPANNREELVSGMISVSDNHIVLLLDCEALVNNS, from the coding sequence ATGCCAGCAGAAAATACAGCTACATCCGAAGTTTTTACTTCTGCGCAAACAGAAGCCACGGAACGCTATTTAACCTTCCGTACAGAAAACCTGACCTTTGGTGTCAGCACCAATTATATCATTGAAATCATCACCAACCATACAATTACTGCTATGCCTATGGTGCCAGGCTATGTAAAGGGAATCATCAACTTAAGAGGACAGATCGTTCCCATCATGGATATCCGGTCAAGACTTGGCAAACCGGACATTGAATATACCAGTTCAACCTGTATCATTGTTTTAAATGTGGATTCTGTTTTTATAGGAATCATCGTGGATTCTGTGGAGCAGGTTCTTGATATTGATTATTCCAGAATCTCACCGGTTCCGGCCAATAACCGGGAAGAACTGGTCAGCGGCATGATATCCGTTTCGGATAACCACATTGTCCTTCTTCTGGATTGCGAAGCCTTAGTCAATAACTCATAA